In Dolichospermum flos-aquae CCAP 1403/13F, the following proteins share a genomic window:
- a CDS encoding retroviral-like aspartic protease yields the protein MAKTQRFSFTEGYDTFGVPDALPKLPLTLTYRNSSVDVSGLLDTGASVNVLPYSVGIQIGAIWEEQTTSVILAGNLAPVEARGLLVSAQIGSFEPVRLVFAWCLSDDVPLLLGRMNFFLEFDVCFYRADLAFEVHSRKE from the coding sequence ATGGCTAAAACTCAAAGATTTTCCTTTACAGAAGGATATGATACCTTTGGTGTTCCCGATGCTCTGCCAAAGTTACCATTAACACTCACTTATCGTAACTCATCAGTAGATGTTTCTGGTTTATTAGATACTGGCGCAAGTGTTAACGTTCTCCCATACAGTGTAGGTATTCAGATAGGTGCAATTTGGGAGGAACAAACTACTTCTGTGATATTGGCTGGCAATTTAGCACCAGTAGAGGCAAGAGGTTTACTAGTATCTGCCCAGATTGGATCATTTGAGCCTGTGCGCTTAGTTTTTGCGTGGTGCTTATCTGATGATGTACCTTTATTACTAGGGCGTATGAATTTCTTTTTAGAATTTGATGTGTGTTTTTACCGTGCAGATTTGGCTTTTGAGGTACATTCAAGAAAAGAATAA
- a CDS encoding IS4 family transposase — protein MGIQKEHHQMLTQFTTEYDLQPIAKHLSTIIKESLASVSSSKCRQGTILVPTFVIWFVILSTIRRDLSYLGIMDWMISGLRWLSCCLPKQLISEGAMSHARVRIGLTVFQLIFKKLTSSLTTLKYDFHKWTTVIFDGSTGTTPDTESNRDKFGKSKCGRGESAFPMLRIVTLISASTRLILDFTYGSSQGKGTGERTLMTKLLAQFNQKNLLFLLDAGLYSFATIFSIRTKECDFLLRVASNVKLPVISDSRLPDGYMARYPDGSYLSEINGKILNLEKSTESHKQWNQESIIVRVIEYQIPGFLPRRLVTSIIDPNISAKELIIHYHCRWEVEISFCEIKTHQCATLKGQMPTIFRSKTSELVEQELYAMLIAYNLLRDLIYQSANEYNKNPLLLSFLESLQLVIDLVQLISHSSLKLREIQHQYLLSLISQSEIDRPRRKRINPRVVKIKMSKFKRKNSSHKSEIRDIEKDLKILPPQAV, from the coding sequence ATGGGAATTCAAAAAGAACATCATCAGATGCTTACTCAGTTTACGACAGAATATGATCTGCAACCAATTGCAAAACATTTATCAACTATTATCAAAGAATCTTTGGCGAGTGTTTCATCAAGTAAATGTCGTCAAGGAACGATTCTAGTACCAACGTTTGTCATTTGGTTTGTAATTCTCTCCACTATCCGTCGTGATTTAAGTTATTTAGGAATAATGGATTGGATGATATCAGGATTGAGGTGGTTATCCTGTTGTCTACCAAAACAACTTATTTCTGAAGGTGCTATGAGTCATGCCAGAGTTCGTATAGGATTAACAGTTTTTCAACTAATATTTAAAAAACTCACTTCTAGTTTGACAACATTGAAATATGACTTTCATAAATGGACTACAGTAATATTTGATGGTTCCACAGGTACGACACCTGATACTGAAAGTAATCGTGATAAATTTGGGAAGTCTAAATGTGGTCGAGGAGAAAGTGCTTTTCCCATGCTGAGAATAGTCACATTAATATCAGCATCAACACGCCTGATCCTAGATTTTACCTATGGTTCGAGCCAAGGTAAAGGAACTGGTGAAAGGACTTTAATGACTAAATTACTGGCACAATTTAACCAGAAAAACTTATTATTTTTATTAGATGCTGGTTTATATTCCTTTGCAACTATTTTTAGTATTCGTACAAAAGAATGCGACTTTTTACTTAGGGTAGCTTCTAATGTTAAACTACCTGTTATCTCTGATTCTCGTTTGCCAGATGGATACATGGCTAGATATCCAGATGGAAGTTATTTATCAGAAATTAATGGCAAAATTCTCAATTTAGAAAAATCTACAGAATCGCATAAACAATGGAATCAGGAAAGTATCATTGTCCGAGTTATTGAATATCAAATTCCTGGTTTTCTCCCTCGTCGTTTAGTTACTAGTATTATTGACCCTAATATTTCTGCCAAAGAATTAATTATTCACTATCATTGCAGATGGGAGGTGGAAATTAGTTTCTGTGAAATAAAAACACATCAATGTGCTACGCTCAAAGGACAAATGCCCACTATTTTTCGGAGCAAAACATCTGAATTAGTCGAACAAGAACTTTATGCTATGTTAATTGCTTATAATCTACTCCGCGATTTAATTTACCAATCTGCTAACGAATATAATAAAAATCCTTTACTCCTTAGTTTTCTTGAATCTTTGCAACTAGTTATAGATTTAGTACAACTCATCAGCCATTCATCCTTAAAATTACGAGAAATTCAACATCAATATTTATTATCATTAATTTCCCAGTCTGAAATTGATCGCCCCCGACGAAAACGTATTAATCCCCGTGTTGTCAAAATTAAAATGTCCAAATTCAAGCGCAAAAACTCTTCCCATAAATCTGAAATCAGAGATATAGAAAAAGACTTGAAAATCCTTCCCCCACAAGCAGTTTGA
- a CDS encoding Uma2 family endonuclease, with protein sequence MIAIPQQPAKMTIEEYLSWELDQDIRYEYINGEVFAMTGGTIPHNDIALNLYRPLYSHLRPRGCRVNVSDVKVQVTPKSPYFYPDLIVSCHPDDLNARKFIQNPKLIVEVLSPGTSNKDRGEKFRYYLTMPSLQEYILIDSEKISVERYCRGEGRMWLYYPYTTGDIITLSSIEFEFPIEILYDGVGLEIET encoded by the coding sequence ATGATAGCCATTCCCCAACAACCAGCAAAAATGACCATAGAGGAATATCTCTCATGGGAACTTGACCAGGATATTCGCTATGAATACATCAACGGCGAAGTTTTCGCCATGACCGGTGGTACAATCCCTCATAATGATATTGCTCTAAATCTTTACAGACCTCTATATTCTCATCTCCGTCCTAGAGGTTGTCGAGTCAATGTATCAGATGTAAAAGTGCAAGTTACCCCTAAAAGCCCATACTTCTATCCTGATCTTATCGTTAGTTGTCACCCTGATGACCTTAATGCCCGCAAATTTATTCAAAACCCTAAATTGATTGTTGAAGTTCTTTCTCCTGGTACAAGTAATAAAGATAGAGGAGAAAAATTCAGATATTATTTAACAATGCCTAGTTTACAAGAATACATCTTGATTGATTCCGAAAAAATATCTGTTGAACGTTACTGTCGAGGAGAAGGAAGAATGTGGCTTTACTATCCCTACACTACTGGAGACATCATCACTTTATCAAGTATTGAATTTGAATTTCCCATAGAAATACTTTATGATGGTGTAGGATTGGAAATAGAAACGTAA